CACAACCGGGAGCGGAAGCATGAGCGACGAGACCAGCGCAGCAACCCTCGCGACGATCGAGCGCTTCAACGAAGCGTTCAACCGCCACGATGTTGACGCCGTGATGGCGCTGTTCACCGACGATTGCATCTTCGAGAACACGTCGCCGACACCGGACGGCGAGCGCTATGTCGGGCAGGACGCTGTGCGCGCATTCTGGGAGCAGTTCTTCGCCTCGTCCCCGCAGGCGCACTTCACCGCCGAAGACATCTTCGCCGGCGGCGATCGCGCCTGCGTCCGCTGGCGCTACGACTGGGGCGCTGGCCACGTGCGCGGCGTCGACGTCTTCCGCGTCGTCGATGGCCGCGTCTCCGAGAAGCTGGCCTACGTCAAGGGTTAGATGCGCAGCCTGTCGCTTTCATTTCACGCCCAGGGTTAACGGCTCAGCCGAGAGATCTCTTCTCTGTTGGACTGCGTCCGGCGGGTGGGAGATCTCTCACTGCGGTTCGAGATGACAGGACAAGTAGGAGGTTGCCAAACCAGGTGCTCGTCATTGCCGGCAATGGTGAGCACAGCGACCCGACAGCCACCCACGTCCTCTGTCATTTCAAGGCCGCAGCAGAGAAATCTCCCACCCGTCCGACATAGCCCCACGCAGAAGAGCGTCCTCGCATGCGCGCTCAATAGCTTGACGCAGTGTTTTTGTCAGGCGAGTGAGCCGCCGCCGATACTTTCGTAGGGACAGCGCTGGCGCTGGCAGACTGAGCGCCGCCACCTACGTACTATGCGCAATCACCATGACATAAACAATCCGACAGAAATACGTAACGTGTGCATTCTAGACTTGCGAAACGCGTAATACATTCACGTACTCTATACGATTTGAAACAATCCTTGTGCTCCTAGTCTTTGAAGTGCGGGGGATTCCCGCACAGCGAAGCAGCGAAAGACAGGAGCACCACAATGGCAACTCGATCGACGGCAAACCACCCGGTGCAAGGCGGCTTCCACGATCTCGGAATCCTTGCAGCAATCGTCGTCACGTTCCTGATCGGCATGGCGCTCGGCAATGCCGTCCGACCCGTCAGCATCTCGAGCTGGTTTGATGATGACTCCGCCACCGTCAGCACAACCAAGCCCATTGCGGCACACGTACCGGACCTGGCTGGCGAGGGCGTCATTCAGGCGCAGCAGGAAGGCGTTGCCGCCGTCCAGTCGCAGCCCATCGAACGTCGCCAGGGGCCGGCTGCACTCGATGACGACCCGATCGTCGCCCACACGCCAGAGTTCGCCGGTGAGGGTATTCTCCAGGCGCAGCGTGAGGGCGTCGCCGCTCCACTGCCAATGGACAGCTACGAAGCGAAGCTGCAGCGCCAGCAGAAGCTCTACACGGACAACGGTCAACTCTATCCGCCGGTCGTAACGACCAATGCCACGGATACGGCGGCCCCGTTCAGCGACCCAATGTTCATGAACCAGAACCTCTACCTGCCGGGAACAACGACGACCGCGACGGAGAATTCCGTTTCGCCACATGACTTCCGCTTCATTGAGGAAAACGTCTATCTGCCAACGTCAGGCTCGGTGAATGCCGGAGGCGGGCGATTGACCGGACAACTCCGCTAGTCATCGTCAGACTCGGGGCAACGACGGCCCAAGATTCACCAGAAGCGCCGACGATCAACGACGATCGTCGGCGCTTGTGCTTGTTGACTTTCACAACGCTTGCGTTGCGAATCGTCGGATTGTTCGATACCCTGCCCATAGCGAAGACGCGTTTGAATGACCCGACATAAGGAGGACTGGGATGGCCGGAGCTACCAAGACCGCAAATGTCAGCTGGAGCGGCAGCCTGATGGATGGCAAGGGCACCATCAACAGCGTCGGCAGCGGCGCGATCTCGAATCTCGGCGTGACCTGGAAGAACCGCGCCGAGGCCGAGGAGGGCACCAGCCCCGAGGAGCTGATCGCCGCCGCCAACGCCGCCTGCTTCGCGATGGCTCTCTCGGCCGGCCTGGCCGGTGGCGGCCACGCGCCGGAGAAGCTCGACGTCACCGCGAAGTGCACCTTCTCGCTCGATGGCGGACCGAAGATCACGACGATGGATCTGCACGTCGTCGGCACCGTCCCCGGCATGAGCGCCGAGGAGTTCAAGGCGGCCGCCGACGGCGCAGGTGTTAACTGCCCGGTGTCCAGCGCACTCAAGGGCAACGTGACGTTCAACGTCACCGCCGAGCTCGCCTAGCAATTTCACGGAGGGCGATCCGCTCGGGCCGCCCTCCGTCCCTCCCGCCCGTTCTCATCTTCCTCACCACACCCGATTGTCCGCAGGTATCGGCTATCATCGCGCCGACCAATCGTGGGCATCTGATGGATGAAGTGGGCGAACGCCATGACACAACCAAACTTCACAGAATTGCATTACCTTGCGACGTCCGCCGAGTGGCGTCCCGATCGCTACTACACCTGGGATCTGCTCACTGAGCTGCTGAACGAGTGGGTCAGCGCATATCCCAATCTGGCAACCTGCTCCAGCATCGGCCGCAGTGGGGAGGGTCGCGACATCTGGGTCGTCACGCTGACCAATCAGGCGACCGGCCCCGATCTGGAGAAGCCTGCCTACTACATCGACGCCAACATCCACGCCGCCGAGGTCATGACGTCGTCGGTCGCGCTGGCAACGATCCACTATTTGCTGACCCGCTACGACTCCGACCCGGTCGTCCGTCGGCTACTGGATGACACGGCGCTCTACGTCATCCCGCGCATTGCCGTCGACGGTAGCGACCAGTTCCTGACCAGCAGCGCCGCCGAGCGCTCGGTCGCCCGACCATTCCCTCATGGCCTGCCCGACTCCACCTGGGACGGGTTGCAACCGCAGGATATCGACGGCGACGGGCTGATCGGCTCGATGCGGATCAAGGACCCGTCCGGGCCGTGGAAGATCTCGGCGCGCGACGACCGCATCATGCGACCACGCAAGCCGAGCGAATACGGCGGTGAGTACTACTTCGTGCTACCGGAGGGGTTCATTCGCAACTGGAAGGGCGGCGCGATCAACCTCGCGCCGTCGCAGTCAGCACTCGACTTCAACCGCAACTTTCCAGCCGACTGGCAGCCGCACTGGCAGCAGCCAGGCTCAGGTCCGCACCCGCTCAGCGAGCCAGAGACGCAAGCGGTCGCCGACTTCCTGCAATCACACCCCAACATCCACGGCGCACAACTGCACCACACCGCCGCCGGCATGATCCTGCGCGCCTCCGCGAACTACGCCGACGACCAGATCCCGCGCTTCGACCGCCG
This Thermomicrobiales bacterium DNA region includes the following protein-coding sequences:
- a CDS encoding M14 family metallopeptidase, encoding MTQPNFTELHYLATSAEWRPDRYYTWDLLTELLNEWVSAYPNLATCSSIGRSGEGRDIWVVTLTNQATGPDLEKPAYYIDANIHAAEVMTSSVALATIHYLLTRYDSDPVVRRLLDDTALYVIPRIAVDGSDQFLTSSAAERSVARPFPHGLPDSTWDGLQPQDIDGDGLIGSMRIKDPSGPWKISARDDRIMRPRKPSEYGGEYYFVLPEGFIRNWKGGAINLAPSQSALDFNRNFPADWQPHWQQPGSGPHPLSEPETQAVADFLQSHPNIHGAQLHHTAAGMILRASANYADDQIPRFDRRAYDAIGAMGEATTGFRCYSPFHSNPYQPGKPSYGVESDWLYDHLGILSFMTELWGLAHRAGVRSDNFLDLEEKRTVEQDLQILRLLDEEADGRGVAAWKPFDHPQLGPVELGGLEVKFGLMNPPGPLLAEEMERAVPFAIEAMGTAPRLRVIDAGAEQVAPGTYRVWLTIGNDGFLPTCGSERHRTSGAGRPLLVELALPDGAALLPGSPPAAQEREHLAGRVSQYTSLHLGGGYPNMSRDHIEWLVTAPKGTTLAITARAEKAGVCRTTVVVG
- a CDS encoding nuclear transport factor 2 family protein produces the protein MSDETSAATLATIERFNEAFNRHDVDAVMALFTDDCIFENTSPTPDGERYVGQDAVRAFWEQFFASSPQAHFTAEDIFAGGDRACVRWRYDWGAGHVRGVDVFRVVDGRVSEKLAYVKG
- a CDS encoding OsmC family peroxiredoxin, whose product is MAGATKTANVSWSGSLMDGKGTINSVGSGAISNLGVTWKNRAEAEEGTSPEELIAAANAACFAMALSAGLAGGGHAPEKLDVTAKCTFSLDGGPKITTMDLHVVGTVPGMSAEEFKAAADGAGVNCPVSSALKGNVTFNVTAELA